From Ananas comosus cultivar F153 unplaced genomic scaffold, ASM154086v1, whole genome shotgun sequence:
CACTCTATAAGATGAATACTatattctcttctctctttttttttcttcttctttaggATGAACTAAGCCAATCCTCGATTTCCCATGTACGAGACGCATCTGAAGATGCATTCTCAACGTCCGAGACATACGGCATAGCCTACCAAGATCAAGATTTGGGCTCTGCAATGTTCGATCATTTAAATTCACGCAACATCCACGATGAACATAACATAGACCATACAGAGAATCCAAACAAGAAACAAGCTAACTCACCTACGCACTCAATCAGCAGTTTTAGGGCTTCTGGTAAGATTCTATATCAAAGACAAGAAGATTGTGAAGACCAATGCAAGGAAGTCCAGTGTATTGAGATAAACAAGTTGAGTAGGGGCGAAAGTGAAGATTTTAACCTCTTATTTGCTGACGAAAGCGACAGTCTGCTACCTCTTACTGATGCAGACAAGCTTGAACATCATGAACAGAAGCATTCCGTGGGCACAGATTTGTCAAGTGAACATGAAGAACAACAATCCAATACCGTAACAAAGAATGTAGACAATTTTGTCAAACCAACTCCTAATGAATCATCTATGGTGGATGCAAATGTTAGCAAGCCAAAGACTATTGAATCTCTGCATATGGAGAGCAAAAATACGAATTCCAAGGTGTTTGCTGTAACTAGAAGTAGAAGTTGCAGGGCAAGCTTGACGATGACTTCTACTTGGTTCGAGGACTCAGATCTCACTAACAATAGGACACCACCTGAAAGTTATTTTAGGGACTACTCAGGAAGGACTGAACCTATCCGGAGAAGTCTCTTTTCACCAAATTATAATAATCCAAATGATAGGTTCTTATTAGAAGGATCTCAGTCTTCTGAAAAATTCAGCCATGATGAGATGATTAAGGCGGAGGATATAAGCACTAATTCTGTTCATTCAAAGATAGACGCCAACTCTGAAGAAGGTGTTAGCATTGTTGGTAGCTATGTTGAAGGTCAAAAGGAGATGAGCGAAAATCAGTACCTGAAACAACTCCCTGATGACCAGGTTTGAATAACGTTCACTACATGGAAGTTTTGGTTTTTTGTGCATTCgtttatttttctttgcatCTTTTTACAACTTTGTAAAGCTTGTCGTACCAAAATGCAACTACGCTACATCTTTGTTGATAAACCATGTTGTACTGTTAAAGTTGGTTTATACATAAACTTGGAAAATTGAGAAAACCCCCACTACAGCTGGAAGGCTCCATAAATAGTAAGTATATACTTTTGGAAATGAAGTTAGATGACGAAGTGACTTTGCTAGTTTATAGGGCAGACCGCCAAACTGTAGAAATCTTACAAGAGCTTATGCTTGTATTGCTTTAGGACCATAAGTAATTACTTACCTGTTATTGCTACGATGCTAGATAATTTATCACTTTGGATGATTTGGTTTGATTTTCGTAATTTGGCATCCGTTTTGGAATTACTACATTCTAGTTCAATTGATCACATACACTGTTATGCTCTTTCCTTTGCCTTATTTTAATGCATCCTTGTACCGCTTGTTACCAACCTAACTTTTGTGTATTGTGCAATTTTAGTATTCACGCCGCACTACCCCCAGCGAGGACTTTGGAGTAGAGATAACTGTGAAGGATGTTGGTGTGGACCCAGTGTTAAGCTCTTTGTCTGAATCGCCATCACGATGTCTCATGGAATTCGAGAGAAAGCAGCAGGAGATAATTGACCTTTGGCATGCGTGCAATGTCTCCTTAGTCCACAGgacttatttttttctacttttcaaGGGAGACCCCTCAGACTCGATATACTTGGAAGTTGAGCACAGGAGGCTGTCCTTCTTGAGGAACTCCTTTTCATCTGACCTCGCGAAACAAGCAGCAGAAGGCGAGCTTAATGGTGTTGTTGCATCAAGGTGCAATCTCACATTCGTTTACTTTTCATTACTCTTCTTTTACGAAAATTATAGTTGCTCCAGTTTTACACATAATGATGTAAGCAATGGACTAGACCAAGTATTCGAATAAAAGATTCGAactaaaaaaagttatttttattttagatgaaTCTTATATATTTGAGTTTAGTATTGAAATATTAGAACTTGCAATGTAGCATCGACAGAGGGTTTCATCTTTTCAGAGAAAAGCATTTGACAGAGTAGTAATATGCATATACGCAGAAAATTTCGATTAAGGGGTTCCTAATTTATCGGAAcgttgaatttatttattttttctacaaaaccactgtaattaaagtttgaggtgGCTTCATGGTGTTCACCGATTGTTCATTTACCCATTTTTTATTGGCAGCCTGAAAAATCTTCGTCGTGAGAGGGAGATGCTGTACAGGCAGATGCTAAAGAAGTTGCctgaaaaggaaagagagagccTTTACAACAAGTGGGGTATTGCGTTGAACTCGAAACAAAGAAGATTACAGCTGGCCCGCCGTGTATGGACTAAAACCGACATGGAGCATGTGCGAGAAAGTGCTTCGCTTGTGGCCAGGCTTATCGGTCTCTTGGAACCGGGGCAAGCCCTAAAGGAGATGTTCGGATTAAGCTTCACACTCGCACCGCAGTTAACTAACAGAAGATCATTGAGCTGGAAACCAGGGATGTCTTTCACTTAAAAATGAACGAAGATTTGGATAGTCACTATTCTCCTTTGGCTTGACTAATCGACTATTTTTTAAAGTTCCCAGTGTTTGATTTATGTGATTCTTTTGAGTGTGTCATTGTTTTATAGGGTGGGTGGCTTGTAAATTCGAAGTGATTAACCAAATTATACCAATGTACTGTGTATTGTGTGTTTGTATGTGTACACTTGAATGAATAAATAGCCAGCATGGCTATTTGTTGCTTTAGTAAAACATGGTGAATGAATTTTAAGTATGTTCTTTCCTATAATGTAGTggcctttattttttctttcattaaaattgataatgCTTCCTCTTTCTGAGGCAATTTGTTGCAAGAAATGTGGCATGATTTGTGAAAACCTGAGTTATTAAGATGGTTCTTGCTATTTTCCCAAGCCTCATACctttccaaaaagaaaaagaaaaagagaaagaaatccTTTACCAGAACAAGAAACTTTAATATTGGATCCAAGATCTTCTAGGTTTCCCAATCTTTTGCTTTTGCGAGTACAGAAGTTGTTCAAAAGTGCAAACACTTAAATCTTATTTTTCCTTCGGGTAATTATTTGAGACTTTGCTTCTAGTAATATGCGAAAATCGAATCCTCAGCATtcagaggaaaaagaaaagaaaagaaaagaaaaaagaaaggtatcacttttttcttatatatataaatattgtggTCGTATAGAGGTTTCGAAATCATATTAGCCGGAAGATCAATCTTACACAAAAGTACCAAAAATGTCTCAAAAAGAATTTCTATTATTTATCCATTGTTACAGTTCAGGACTTAACATTTCTCTCCAAAACCTTAGATTTGGCAACCTTTTAATAAACTTTTATCGCattcttttcatataaaaaCAATAGTAATCTGACTTAGTTACTCTCAGATTCCCTCTTAGCACTGAAGCAATAGATCTGACTACATCAACTGTCCATTTtttaagtattaaaattttgaatatattatctatttattttcggTCAACGgtttcacaaattttaaaataccatCCATGTATTGATTGTTTCAGAATttatcagtaaaaaaaaataaataaataaaacctaCAATCTCTGAAGATTATTCAAACATCAGCCGGCACTCTGACTAGTATCTGAAACAACATGCAGCCCCTCTTTTGAAGACATCTAATCTTCATTCGAATAATtgtaagggaaaaaaaaaaagaaaaaaaagagagcatatTTCAGTGTAAAGATTATAGTgagaaggcaaaaaaaaaagaaaagaaaaatttgagcatagtttggtataaaaattatatttatcaatTTGCTATAATATGCAGTGCACGTTCTTATTGTTCTATTGCCTCAAAGAATGAATTCATTCAATAAGGCATGATTTGTAAAGTGTATTTTCATTTTCTGGTGTTTTGATGCACTAGAtgataattttcaaaaatcaagaAATTCGATTTACAGagacttcaaatactttaaattatgtCAGATGGTACCGATTGTTGATTGGAAATTTCACTTATTGGGTGTTTAGTTGTGCGCAAAACtgtgaaaatagttttctgtgggaaaaaaaattttgtagaaaaaaaagtttatgttttgtagtaacaaaaaaaatagattttcatcaatatttttttagatcCGTAgataaaaatgaatgaaaaaagttTTACGCAGTTTGAGTTTTTGTTTGCCGTCGAAAATTGGTGGGAAAAAAGCACTCTATTTTtcttaaatctataaaaataatgtttcaattttttttattttacagctAAATAAacacatgaaaaaaatttacaatctGAAAAGTAATTTCGATACATTTCATGGCCAACCAAAGGCACCCTCAGTGAAAATAATGCGATAGACAAAAACCTCCTTGTTATCAATAGAATAGTAGCTGAATTCATATTATATACATCAGAAGTTATGAGCGCAAATTTTGTTAGATTCTTTACTTCTATTTAATGttctattaaaattcaaatccatGTCTTGCTCTAACGTAGTGTTTTTCATCTGAATTAGAATACATAAGATTTTTATTCTCCAAAGCAGTGtccttttattataataattctcTATGTTTACTACCATATNTTAGTCAAATTTATTAGTGATTTTACTGAATTTAGtgaatttaatcattttttcaGTACATAAAACTATgtcaatttataattaataactaatagagCTATTGGATTTGATAAAACTAGGCCATTTAATTTTCCCTATCATCAACCTTGGAGTCTTTAGCCTCTTCTATACGTTACGTTTACTTTTCCTTCAATGGGTCCCAACTGCTTTTTGACCTCAGAATGttagtttaaaacaaaaataattttttgagccCAAAAAGCGAAGCTTATAAGCTTTTATTCAACAACAGAACCTTACAATCTCCAACCACGCTAAACAGGCtcaaaatttatacaaaaaatgtaTTGTGACTTCAAATGCTTGAAATCATGTCTAATGATAACGATGGTCGAGTAGAAATTCCACTTAGTAGGTATTTACTTGTATGGAAAAGCGTGAAAAATAGTTTcctgtgaaaaaaaattttgtgaaattttttttgacattttgtaaatgacattaataacaacaacttgaagttagaatttgaatttacaattaaaatttagaattataaattaaattttaaaattttaaacttaaatttttaattatatactaaattgaaatttgaaattatgatttaatctaatgaaattatatgatttatatttgaattcaaataattattagtataaaaaaaaaaaaatctttgctCAGTCACTCTGGAATCAAAGTTGACTTCAACCATAGAGGTCGGAGTCACCTTTAATTCGAATACTTCcggaatgaaaatcggaatgCTAATCCTTCACAAATTAGTTGGgaattgaaataattattagtataaatttttctttttttcaatcacTCTGGAATCAAAATTGACTTATTGACTCCAATCATGAAGATCGGAGTCACTTTTGAGGAATTCAAATCCCTCCGAAATGAAAATCAAAAGGTTATATAATCTTTCAATCCAAACACTAATaatggaaataaatttttgcatgaaagtatcaaaatgaacttttttttttccttcaacaTATTTCGAACGCAAATTAACGGCATCACCCCTCCTCTTACGTAgctcataaaaattaatttggtttGATCATATCTAAAATATCTATTACAAAAAAGACTTTTcgtcaaaaaaagaagaagaaggtaatAGTATCTCCGTTTGGAGAGTCTCCAGTTCTCAAATTATAGGTAGCGTGATATTATTGTtcttagattttaatttattatatttttttattttaattcttaaaattattataatcaaattctacaatctaatttaattgcttaaatattgataaattattagTGTGGAAGTAGTATTAAAGTTTTCTTATTAATGAtgcgataataattaaaatgctatattatttttatattagtaatttgtcaatatttaattaactaagtTGGAATATAgaatttgattgcaataattagaaaattagagtcagaaattataataaaattaaaatttgagcaccAAAGTATCACGCGCCTATAGTTTAAGAACCAAAAGCGTATTTTACACGCCATCcgcccaaaaaaaagaaaaagaaaaaaaatatttttgtttttgttttctctcttttctctgcCATACTTAGAATTGACCTGGGCCTTCATGCTTGCTTTTCCAATTTCTACGAATATTACTTGTATAGGTCTTTCaatatattactttttatttccATTACCTATGAGCCTCACATTAGCGTTACTCActttgtttttatatttagagTCTAAATTGTTGTGATATTTTATTAGGTTTTGGATTAAAattcattttctttcatttactC
This genomic window contains:
- the LOC109704621 gene encoding kinesin-like protein KIN-7H, which produces MFCSSWVIDRVFGCECATRQVYEEGAKEVALSVVSGINSSIFAYGQTSSGKTYTMTGITEYSVADIYDYIQKHAEREFILKFSAMEIYNEAVRDLLSADTTPLRLLDDPEKGTVVDKLTEETLRDQDHLRELLAVCEAQRQNGETSLNEMSSRSHQILRLTIESSAREFLGKDSSSTLAACVNFVDLAGSERASQALSAGVRLKEGCHINRSLLTLGTVIRKLSKGRNGHIPYRDSKLTRILQPSLGGNARTAIICTMSPARSHIEQSRNTLLFASCAKEVATNAQVNVVMSDKALVKHLQRELTRLESELKYPGSASCTIHSEALRERDAQIRKMEKEMKELMQQRDLVQSRLEDLLRSVGDDHDRNSRRWDELSQSSISHVRDASEDAFSTSETYGIAYQDQDLGSAMFDHLNSRNIHDEHNIDHTENPNKKQANSPTHSISSFRASGKILYQRQEDCEDQCKEVQCIEINKLSRGESEDFNLLFADESDSLLPLTDADKLEHHEQKHSVGTDLSSEHEEQQSNTVTKNVDNFVKPTPNESSMVDANVSKPKTIESLHMESKNTNSKVFAVTRSRSCRASLTMTSTWFEDSDLTNNRTPPESYFRDYSGRTEPIRRSLFSPNYNNPNDRFLLEGSQSSEKFSHDEMIKAEDISTNSVHSKIDANSEEGVSIVGSYVEGQKEMSENQYLKQLPDDQYSRRTTPSEDFGVEITVKDVGVDPVLSSLSESPSRCLMEFERKQQEIIDLWHACNVSLVHRTYFFLLFKGDPSDSIYLEVEHRRLSFLRNSFSSDLAKQAAEGELNGVVASSLKNLRREREMLYRQMLKKLPEKERESLYNKWGIALNSKQRRLQLARRVWTKTDMEHVRESASLVARLIGLLEPGQALKEMFGLSFTLAPQLTNRRSLSWKPGMSFT